One stretch of Mobula birostris isolate sMobBir1 chromosome 5, sMobBir1.hap1, whole genome shotgun sequence DNA includes these proteins:
- the LOC140197194 gene encoding N(4)-(beta-N-acetylglucosaminyl)-L-asparaginase-like, whose protein sequence is MGLPGYVPLLLALSSYDLGAVAQVPLVLNTWGFADAAQRAWSTLASGGSALDAVEQGCRQCEVEQCDGTVGYGGSPDELGETTLDAMIMNGNTIEVGAVGGLRRIKSAISVARAVMEHSTHTLLVGESASNFAQNMGFLSEDLTTNRSLHLHAEWLRKNCQPNSWKNVSPNPETSCGPYKPIKAPGSKQRTMPRQRVNLHNHDTIGMIAIDKLGNIAAGTSTNGQIHKIPGRVGDSPIAGAGAYADSTAGAAAATGDGDVMMRFLPSYQAVEYMRAGIEPTVACQRAIKRIQKYHPTFFGAIICTNMTGSYGAACSKTVGFDQFRFMVYNRAKGSEQIVDCI, encoded by the exons ATGGGGCTCCCGGGCTACGTTCCATTGTTGCTGGCGCTGAGCTCCTATGACTTAGGAGCGGTTGCTCAGGTGCCCCTGGTGCTCAATACGTGGGGCTTTGCAGACGCTGCGCAGCGGG CATGGAGTACTCTTGCCTCTGGGGGTTCAGCTCTGGATGCAGTGGAACAAGGGTGCAGGCAATGTGAAGTCGAGCAGTGCGATGGCACTGTGGGGTATGGAGGAAGCCCGGATGAACTTGGGGAGACAACACTGGATGCAATGATAATGAATGG TAACACAATTGAGGTTGGTGCAGTCGGAGGCCTTCGGAGGATTAAGAGTGCGATCAGTGTTGCTCGGGCAGTGATGGAACACAGTACCCATACACTGTTGGTGGGGGAGTCAG CATCAAATTTTGCTCAGAACATGGGCTTCCTCAGTGAAGATTTAACAACAAACAGATCCCTGCACTTGCATGCAGAGTGGCTACGCAAAAACTGCCAGCCCAACAGCTGGAAG AACGTCTCGCCAAATCCTGAGACTTCTTGTGGACCATATAAACCAATCAAGGCGCCGGGGTCAAAACAGCGTACGATGCCAAGACAGCGGGTCAATTTACACAACCATGACACGATTG GTATGATCGCAATTGATAAGCTTGGAAATATTGCTGCGGGGACGTCCACTAATGGTCAAATCCATAAAATTCCAGG CCGTGTCGGGGATTCACCAATAGCTGGAGCAGGTGCTTATGCCGACAGCACAGCAGGAGCTGCAGCGGCAACTGGAGATGGTGATGTTATGATGCGATTCCTTCCAAG CTATCAGGCTGTGGAATATATGAGAGCGGGCATTGAACCAACCGTAGCATGTCAGAGAGCTATTAAAAGGATCCAAAAGTATCATCCAACCTTTTTTGGTGCCATAATCTGTACCAACATGACTGGGAGTTATG